The Neobacillus sp. PS3-34 genome has a window encoding:
- a CDS encoding DinB family protein codes for MLKPPSREEYPAYYEGYIGMVPEGSLLDILSKQIDDITALFTGISEIQANYRYALGKWTLKEVIGHITDTERIMSYRLLRISRGDQTPLAGYDDEQYVKEALFQSSSIADLLEDFTAVRRSTLSLLKGLSEEAWNRKGFANNGEISVRALAYIIAGHELHHIKIIKNKYLI; via the coding sequence ATGCTTAAACCCCCATCAAGGGAAGAATACCCAGCTTATTATGAAGGATATATTGGTATGGTTCCAGAAGGAAGTTTATTAGATATTCTTTCTAAACAGATTGATGATATAACCGCATTATTTACGGGAATTTCGGAAATACAGGCAAATTATCGTTATGCATTAGGAAAATGGACTCTAAAAGAGGTAATCGGGCATATTACGGACACAGAACGTATTATGAGCTACAGATTGCTTCGTATATCAAGAGGTGACCAAACTCCTCTTGCTGGCTATGATGATGAACAATACGTAAAAGAAGCTTTATTCCAATCAAGCTCAATAGCTGATTTACTTGAAGATTTTACAGCGGTTCGGCGCTCAACCCTATCTCTATTAAAAGGGTTGTCTGAGGAAGCTTGGAACAGAAAAGGGTTTGCTAACAATGGAGAGATATCTGTAAGAGCGCTTGCATACATTATTGCGGGCCATGAGCTTCATCATATAAAAATCATTAAGAATAAATATTTAATTTAG
- a CDS encoding methyl-accepting chemotaxis protein, translated as MFVSKRKYLELEMNRNKMQDQLNLAVEEIEKKEEIYKSFMEQFNFELSNTIHQHEKVNGQHHMMGDLVLKIKNRFDKVNALSLLSFNNTNELHLKGNHLIESADSMVAKSEEGKELVGEMEQLIKKLGEQLDETSSKMNQLNERSKEIEMIVKVIKDIADQTNLLSLNASIEAARAGEQGKGFAVVADEVRKLAESTAASTNNISILTQNIQKDIQATLASTNTSTGLIKDGITLSRDTTEKIDGISSVIDNVESEVNDVLMKIEEQKRFSQEVMSEMTNTKTIFEDVNEIILQHIEDASVVDVKLEEAMKQISSTAIMVLEKE; from the coding sequence ATGTTTGTCAGCAAAAGAAAATACTTGGAACTAGAAATGAATAGAAATAAAATGCAGGACCAGCTCAATCTGGCTGTTGAAGAAATAGAGAAAAAGGAAGAGATTTATAAAAGTTTTATGGAGCAATTCAATTTTGAATTGTCTAACACCATTCATCAGCATGAAAAGGTAAATGGCCAGCACCATATGATGGGTGACTTGGTTTTGAAAATCAAAAATCGATTTGATAAGGTAAATGCTCTTAGTCTCTTATCTTTTAATAATACGAATGAACTTCACTTAAAAGGCAATCACCTGATAGAATCCGCAGATAGTATGGTGGCAAAATCAGAAGAAGGCAAGGAACTAGTAGGAGAAATGGAGCAATTAATAAAGAAGCTGGGAGAACAGCTGGATGAAACTTCTTCTAAGATGAACCAGTTAAATGAACGATCCAAGGAAATTGAAATGATTGTTAAAGTAATTAAAGATATCGCAGACCAAACCAACCTATTATCTTTAAATGCTTCGATTGAAGCAGCAAGAGCAGGGGAACAGGGAAAAGGATTTGCCGTCGTTGCCGATGAAGTAAGGAAATTGGCTGAAAGTACTGCAGCGAGTACCAACAATATTAGCATCTTAACACAGAATATCCAAAAGGACATACAAGCCACATTAGCTTCTACAAATACGAGTACTGGCCTGATTAAAGATGGAATAACGCTGAGCAGAGATACCACTGAAAAAATTGACGGCATTTCTTCCGTGATTGACAATGTTGAAAGTGAAGTGAATGATGTATTAATGAAAATAGAAGAACAAAAGAGATTTTCCCAAGAGGTCATGAGTGAGATGACTAATACGAAGACGATTTTTGAGGATGTAAACGAAATAATCCTCCAGCATATAGAAGATGCAAGTGTAGTAGATGTAAAGCTGGAAGAAGCGATGAAACAAATCAGCAGTACGGCAATAATGGTATTGGAGAAGGAATGA